The Paraburkholderia hospita DNA segment TCAGCGCCGCCTTGATGCGCGGAAACTGAAACCACATCAGCGCGTTGAAGAAATCATGCAGATTGGGGCGCGTCGGCACGCAGCCTGATACCGCGATATGCGCTTCGTACGCGGTGCCGGGCGGCAATTCGTCCTGCGGGATAAAAGCGAGCTGCCTTCCGCGTCCCGTCGTGATGACGGCGGACGCGGCATCCGCGTTCATCTCGTGCAACTGATCCACCGCGCTGCGCAGCGCGGCCTGTTGCCAGCGCACGCCGCGCGTCGCGACCTGCGCGAACCACGGCATCGACCAGTCGATATCCGCAAAGCCCGGCGCAGCACGCTTCAGTGCGCCGCCCGGTGAGTCGACATCGCGCGACATTCGCTCACCAAGCGCTCAAACGAGCTTCCAGCCGATCGTCTCGCCGCCGCGCAACGGCACCACGGGCGTGTCACCCGCCGCGACTTCCGCCGGCAGCGTCCATTCTTCGCGGCGCAGCGTCACCTTCTCCTCGCTGCGCGGCAGGCGGTAGAAGTCCGCGCCGTGGAAACTCGCGAAGCCTTCGAGCTTGTCGAGCGCGCCCGCCTTGTCGAACGCTTCCGCGTACAGCTCGAGTGCATGCAGCGCCGTGTAGCAGCCCGCGCAGCCGCACGCGTGCTCCTTCAGACCCTTCGGATGCGGCGCGCTGTCCGTGCCGAGGAAAAAGCGCGGATTGCCCGACGTAGCCGCCTCGACGAGCGCCACACGATGCGTCTCGCGCTTCAGCACGGGCAAGCAGTAGTAATGCGGACGAATGCCGCCCTGGAAAATCGCGTTGCGGTTGTACAGCAGATGATGCGCAGTGATCGTCGCGCCCAGCAGCTCGGGCGGCGCGCCCGCGTCGCGGACGTAGTCGGCGGCATCCTTTGTGGTGATGTGCTCGAACACGACCTTCAGCGCCGGGAAATCGCGGCGCAGCGGCGTCATCACGCGATCAATGAACACTTTCTCTCGATCGAACAGATCGATCGACGAATCTGTCACTTCGCCGTGAATCAGCAGCGGCATACCCGTTTCCTGCATCATCTCGAGCGTTTTCGCGCACTTGCGGATGTCGCTGACGCCCGCATCCGAATTCGTCGTCGCACCCGCCGGATACAGCTTCACGCCATGCACGAAACCGCTTTCGCGGGCGCGGCGGATTTCCTCGGGCGGCATGTTGTCGGTCAGATACAGCGTCATCAGCGGCTCGAACTTCACGCCGGCCGGGATCGCCGCAATGATGCGCTCGCGATAGGCGCGCGCCATCTCCGTCGTCGTGACGGGCGGCTTCAGGTTCGGCATGATGATCGCGCGACCGAACTGGCGCGCGGTGTGCGGCAGGACGGCGGCGAGCATCGCGCCATCGCGGACGTGCAGGTGCCAGTCATCGGGACGGGCGAGCGTGAGGGTATCGACGGAAGCAGCGGTAGATGCGGTCATGGCGGGGATTCACGTGCGTCACAGGCGCGGCAAATTGCGCAACTGACGGCATAACTGACGAGGTCTTTCCACAAATGCAGCCAAAACACCCGTCAATTTTGCTTTTTGCCGCTTCTGGCTCGGTGATATGCTTGGAAAATCATCATTGTAACGGGTCGGCCCATGTGGGCTCATACCCCGTTAGAAAGGCTTGTCTTCCGCACCATGTGCCAACTACTCGGAATGAATTGCGCCGCGCCCACGGACGTCACGTTCTCGTTCACCGGCTTCGCGGCGCGCGGCGGCGTCACCGACCACCACTCCGACGGCTGGGGCATCGCCTTCTTCGAAGACAAGGCCTGTCGCCTGTTCATCGACCACCAGTCGTCGGCCACCTCGCCGATCGCCGAAATGGTCAAGCGCTACCCGATCAAGTCGAAAAACACGATCGCGCATATCCGCAAGGCGACGCAAGGGCACATCGTGCTCGAGAACTGCCACCCGTTCATGCGGGAGTTGTGGGGACGCCACTGGATCTTCGCGCACAACGGCGATCTGCAGAATTACAGCCCGGTGTTGTCGGGCGTGTATCAGCCCGTCGGCAGCACGGATAGCGAGCTGGCGTTCTGCGCGCTGCTGCAAGGGTTGCGCAAGGCGTTTCCTGGTTCGCAGCCGCCGCTGAACGAACTGTTCGCCGCGCTGGAAGCGTTGACGCGCGAAATCACCCAGTTCGGCGTGTTCAATTTTCTGATGTCGAACGGCCAGGCGCTGTTCGCGCACTGCTCGACGCATCTGCATTACCTCGTGCGTAGCTGGCCGTTTTCGACTGCGCATCTCGTCGACGCGGACGTTTCGATCGATTTCGCCAAGTACACGACCCCCGAAGATCGCGTCGCCGTGATCGCCACGCAGCCGTTGACCGACAACGAAATATGGACCGCTTTCGAGCCGGGCGATCTGCTGATGTTCCAGCACGGCGAAGTGATCGCGCGCGCCAACGTGCCCGTGCCGCCGGCCGTGCTGGAGAAGGCACGCAATCCCACCTGCGATCCGAGCGCTTCCGCGAGCATGCTGCCCGCGGCGTCCGTTCTCGATCTCGAATCCGACGACGCCGCCGCGTACGAATCCTGATCGCCCGGTAACTGTCGTCGCGCTGGTCCGACGCTCGGGGCCCGCGTCATCAATGCTTGCATGCGTTCGCGGGAGGACCGGCTTCGCAATGCCGGTCTTCTTCCCGGGCGTCATGCACCGGGATGCCTCCGCACAGCAACTGCCGTAACGCGGGATGACAACGCCACCGCTCCGTTTCGCGCAATTCCTTTGCATCGCCCGGACCAATGCGAGCGGAACAACCATCGCACAGCTTCGTGCGACAAACCTCGAGGCTCGCGGCGAGCGCTCTCGCACTCAGCGGATCTGCGTAGTTGACGGCGGGAATATCGAGCAGAAGGCGTTTCAAAGGCGAATCCGTTCCGTCAGGCATCGCCTCCTTCATCAGGCGCCCGGCGATTTGCTCCGCCTCGCGCTGAAAAAACTTCGAGCATTCTTTTGGATAACTGATTTCTTTGCCCGTGACGAGAAATCCACAATTGTGCCGACTCTGCGAACTGCGCAGCCGTCAGCCATTTGCCTTCCAGTTGCATTGACACTAACTCATGAACGACCAGGTCGCTCATCAAAAACACTTTCATGGATTGTCTCTAGTCGATCGAAAACGAATGACAGCGACGCACCCCGCTCGCCTCATCGAATTTCGCCGGGAAGCTTATGCTCACGCCAGCACAAGTCACATGAGACGATTCCGATTAAGATATCTTTTAATAAGTAACAGTCCTAATGTAAAACGTCGGTTATAAATTTGTGAAACTCGCACCCCATGCCCGATTAAAAGGATAAAAAAAGCCGCTCTTGAAAAGAGCGGCTTTTTTGCTTGCGCAGGCTGATTTCAATGCAGAATCTTTGCGAGAAAATCTTTCGCGCGATCCGATTTCGGATTCGCAAAAAAATCTTCCTTGCGATCGTCTTCGACGATGAGGCCCTTGTCCATGAAGATCACGCGATGCGCGACCTTCTTCGCAAAACCCATTTCGTGCGTCACGCACATCATGGTCATGCCTTCCTGCGCCAGTTCGACCATCACGTCGAGCACTTCGTTGATCATTTCAGGATCGAGCGCAGAAGTGGGTTCGTCGAACAGCATCGCAATCGGGTCCATCGACAGCGCTCGCGCAATCGCCACACGCTGCTGCTGGCCACCCGACAACTGCCCCGGATACTTGTCCGCATGCGCACGCAGGCCGACGCGATCGAGCAGCTTCAGGCCCTTCGCGGTCGCTTCGTCCTTCGAGCG contains these protein-coding regions:
- the pyrC gene encoding dihydroorotase; this encodes MTASTAASVDTLTLARPDDWHLHVRDGAMLAAVLPHTARQFGRAIIMPNLKPPVTTTEMARAYRERIIAAIPAGVKFEPLMTLYLTDNMPPEEIRRARESGFVHGVKLYPAGATTNSDAGVSDIRKCAKTLEMMQETGMPLLIHGEVTDSSIDLFDREKVFIDRVMTPLRRDFPALKVVFEHITTKDAADYVRDAGAPPELLGATITAHHLLYNRNAIFQGGIRPHYYCLPVLKRETHRVALVEAATSGNPRFFLGTDSAPHPKGLKEHACGCAGCYTALHALELYAEAFDKAGALDKLEGFASFHGADFYRLPRSEEKVTLRREEWTLPAEVAAGDTPVVPLRGGETIGWKLV
- a CDS encoding class II glutamine amidotransferase → MCQLLGMNCAAPTDVTFSFTGFAARGGVTDHHSDGWGIAFFEDKACRLFIDHQSSATSPIAEMVKRYPIKSKNTIAHIRKATQGHIVLENCHPFMRELWGRHWIFAHNGDLQNYSPVLSGVYQPVGSTDSELAFCALLQGLRKAFPGSQPPLNELFAALEALTREITQFGVFNFLMSNGQALFAHCSTHLHYLVRSWPFSTAHLVDADVSIDFAKYTTPEDRVAVIATQPLTDNEIWTAFEPGDLLMFQHGEVIARANVPVPPAVLEKARNPTCDPSASASMLPAASVLDLESDDAAAYES
- a CDS encoding amino acid ABC transporter ATP-binding protein codes for the protein MISIKNVSKWYGQFQVLTDCTTEVKKGEVVVVCGPSGSGKSTLIKTVNGLEPFQKGEIVINGQSLTDKKTNLSKLRSKVGMVFQHFELFPHLSITENLTLAQIKVLGRSKDEATAKGLKLLDRVGLRAHADKYPGQLSGGQQQRVAIARALSMDPIAMLFDEPTSALDPEMINEVLDVMVELAQEGMTMMCVTHEMGFAKKVAHRVIFMDKGLIVEDDRKEDFFANPKSDRAKDFLAKILH